From Phaenicophaeus curvirostris isolate KB17595 unplaced genomic scaffold, BPBGC_Pcur_1.0 scaffold_69, whole genome shotgun sequence, one genomic window encodes:
- the LOC138734249 gene encoding coiled-coil domain-containing protein 15-like: MGSIHLSNPFLQPIALNSSPETSSQGWFFFANLLDSASRVEAELKEQQREKAASLRRFQGEVKQRVNQQVRMRRKQQLQKSYEAAERESSIAVQYSDSALRLTPRKNTCLFRSCPVPPICGPGACASLAQQQGMPSEPFLQQATQLSKTMKQVRRRLASCKTVSQGTGSPRLPGGVWRQEKPESCKTSTMPAADENEELLLTGHHDLPAELQDQRTDPHRAEHDDDFYIKTEFEKFCDGSVKDPSSPEPPQRPHTNYPPPLLLWDGVDQEETKKQRKNEYLSYRRLFMSIEREQVREQQRQRERQKRIAEIKSKKENERRVEEKRMQEMTEQPEPTLGMGACETLARLKLEERRGKKTKENQQRNKEHVRYIEALRAQIREKIKLCNIDLPPLCFCGSDFWDSHPDTCANNCVFYKNHKAYSRALQSLISSCAPMDRTPSARLPFRDLAVLCARLGQPRFELHLSCSDPRVLGRTRCTGEGWCEGADCGAGLEAST; encoded by the exons GATTCAGCGTCTCGGGTGGAGGCAGAGCTGAAGGAGCAGCAGCGGGAGAAGGCAGCCAGCCTGAGGCGTTTCCAGGGGGAGGTGAAGCAGCGGGTAAACCAGCAGGTCAGGATGcgaagaaagcagcagctgcagaaatccTATGAAGCG gcagagagggagagcagcATTGCTGTGCAGTACTCAGACTCTGCGCTGCGCTTGACTCCCAGGAAGAACACATGCCTGTTCCGGAGCTGCCCTGTGCCCCCCATCTGTGGTCCCGGCGCTTGTGCcagcctggcacagcagcaAGGGATGCCAAGCGAGCCGTTTCTGCAGCAAGCCACCCAG CTTAGCAAAACCATGAAGCAAGTTCGGCGCAGGCTGGCGTCTTGCAAAACTGTGTCCCAAGGAACGGGTTCTCCTCGACTCCCCGGTGGTGTCTGGAGGCAAGAG aaACCAGAGTCTTGCAAGACTTCCACAATGCCCGCAGCAGATGAGAATGAGGAACTGCTTCTCACAGGACACCACGATCTTCCAGCTGAACTGCAGGACCAGAGGACAGACCCGCATCGGGCTGAGCACGATGATGACTTCTACATCAAAACTGAATTTGAAAAG TTCTGCGATGGATCAGTGAAGGACCCGAGCTCGCCCGAGCCTCCCCAGAGGCCTCACACCAATTACCCGCCTCCCCTCCTACTCTGGGATGGTGTAGACCAAGAGGAAACCAAGAAACAG cGCAAGAACGAGTACCTGAGTTACAGGCGCCTCTTCATGAGCATCGAGCGAGAGCAAGTGAGGGAAcagcagaggcagagggagaggcagaAGAGAATCGCTGA GATtaagagcaagaaggaaaatgagcGCCGAGTGGAAGAGAAGAGGATGCAGGAGATGACTGAGCAGCCAGAGCCCACCCTGGGAATGGGAGCCTGCGAAACCCTGGCCCGGCTCaaactggaggagaggagagggaaaaagacTAAGGAAAACCAGCAGCGGAATAAGGAGCACGTGAG GTACATTGAAGCTCTAAGAGCTCAGATAAGGGAGAAGATAAAACTCTGTAACATCGACTTGCCCCCACTGTGCTTCTGCGGGTCTGATTTCTGGGACTCCCACCCGGATACCTGTGCTAACAACTGTGTCTTCTATAAAAACCACAAAG CTTACAGCCGTGCTCTGCAGTCCCTCATCTCGTCCTGCGCCCCCATGGACAGGACCCCGTCAGCAAGGCTTCCCTTCCGAGACCTGGCCGTGCTCTGCGCTCGCCTGGGGCAGCCTCG GTTTGAGCTGCACCTCTCCTGCTCTGATCCACGTGTGCTTGGCCGGACCAGATGCACGGGTGAGGGTTGGTGTGAAGGAGCCGATTGTGGGGCTGGTTTAGAGGCCAGCACTTGA